Proteins from a single region of SAR324 cluster bacterium:
- a CDS encoding aldose 1-epimerase, producing the protein MTGKQMQNQKQIVLSDSQGKLVVNPLMGGALVGYDFKTSQGSIPILRPGDSFHRSGPFSLGCNVLVPFANRVSGGGFETPQGILQLSPNLVGEPFPIHGNGFQVPWQVNQVKDHEICLTLQSHGPSRFQYSAQLRYVFKLGSFQMELEVTNGAEEALPYGLGFHPWLAREANSQLRFNATGCWLEDLEHLPTEHVPLGSGSSTDFSTEHDFPDGLLNNAYTGWDGIADLIRPQHGLSVQVKAENPLNCLQIFSPAAVADFVCIEPVNHTVDALNNVGKPGTVCPKWLEKGEYISVKCCIQPRIV; encoded by the coding sequence ATGACAGGTAAACAGATGCAAAATCAAAAACAAATTGTTCTCAGCGATAGTCAAGGCAAGTTGGTTGTCAACCCCCTGATGGGTGGGGCTTTGGTCGGCTATGATTTCAAAACGAGCCAAGGATCGATTCCAATCCTGCGGCCAGGGGATTCATTTCATCGATCTGGTCCATTCAGTCTGGGCTGCAACGTACTCGTACCATTTGCAAACCGCGTCTCTGGTGGCGGATTTGAGACTCCTCAAGGAATTTTACAACTCTCTCCCAATCTGGTTGGGGAGCCTTTCCCTATTCATGGCAATGGTTTCCAAGTCCCCTGGCAAGTCAATCAAGTCAAGGATCATGAGATCTGCTTAACTTTACAGAGCCATGGGCCCAGTCGATTTCAATATTCAGCGCAGCTGCGTTATGTGTTTAAGCTGGGGTCATTTCAAATGGAGTTGGAGGTGACCAATGGGGCGGAGGAAGCGCTACCTTACGGCCTGGGTTTTCATCCTTGGCTTGCTCGAGAGGCAAATAGCCAACTCCGATTCAATGCAACTGGTTGCTGGCTCGAAGATCTCGAGCATCTACCGACAGAACATGTTCCACTGGGCTCTGGCTCCTCAACAGATTTTAGTACAGAGCATGATTTCCCTGATGGTTTGCTAAACAATGCCTACACCGGCTGGGATGGAATTGCAGATTTGATCCGGCCTCAACATGGATTATCCGTGCAGGTCAAGGCAGAAAACCCCCTGAATTGCTTGCAGATCTTCAGCCCTGCTGCTGTGGCAGATTTTGTTTGCATTGAACCTGTCAACCATACTGTTGATGCCTTGAACAATGTTGGCAAGCCAGGAACTGTCTGTCCTAAGTGGTTGGAAAAAGGAGAATATATTTCTGTGAAATGCTGTATTCAGCCGAGAATAGTATAA
- a CDS encoding bestrophin family protein, whose translation MINYQSDKRLKIIFAYTGTVLPRVMPYVFAMMLWSLALILFFEFTGLRFEMSSQAHSIVGVALGLLLVFRTNTSYDRYWEGRKQLGSLCIGARNLMNQANAVIPEEEKEYRQQIGMLLAAFMGAMRDDLRDGITLKSMGKLTGQLHQRLNQHSNKLNGLLSMLNTELRLGVRKRWMHPSEFNPIVQSIADLQAATHALRRIRQTPLPFAYVNQLKVFMGIYFVTLPFALIPQFGYMTLVIMAFFIYALVGIEEIGLEIEDPFGDDPNDLPIVPLTNGVIKDIQDVLER comes from the coding sequence ATGATTAATTACCAGTCTGACAAGCGCCTGAAGATCATTTTCGCCTACACAGGTACGGTGCTTCCACGAGTGATGCCCTACGTCTTTGCAATGATGTTGTGGTCTCTGGCCTTAATTTTATTTTTTGAGTTCACAGGACTTAGGTTCGAAATGAGCTCCCAAGCTCACTCAATTGTCGGGGTCGCGCTCGGGTTGTTATTGGTCTTTAGAACAAACACCTCCTACGACCGCTACTGGGAGGGGAGAAAGCAACTAGGTTCACTGTGCATCGGAGCCCGCAACTTGATGAATCAAGCCAATGCAGTGATTCCAGAGGAGGAGAAGGAATACCGGCAGCAGATCGGTATGCTATTAGCCGCTTTCATGGGAGCAATGCGTGATGATTTGCGAGATGGAATCACCCTGAAATCGATGGGAAAGCTGACAGGACAGCTCCACCAGCGACTGAATCAGCACAGCAACAAGCTCAATGGTTTACTCAGCATGCTGAACACGGAACTGCGCTTAGGTGTTCGCAAGCGCTGGATGCATCCCTCGGAGTTTAACCCGATTGTTCAATCAATTGCTGATTTGCAAGCGGCTACACATGCCTTGAGAAGAATCCGTCAAACACCTTTGCCCTTCGCTTATGTGAACCAGCTCAAAGTGTTCATGGGGATTTATTTTGTCACTCTGCCCTTCGCCCTGATTCCCCAGTTTGGCTACATGACTTTAGTGATCATGGCCTTCTTCATCTATGCCTTGGTGGGTATCGAAGAGATCGGTCTCGAGATTGAAGATCCCTTTGGCGATGACCCCAACGACCTGCCCATCGTGCCGTTGACCAATGGTGTCATCAAGGACATCCAAGACGTTCTCGAACGCTAA
- a CDS encoding Calx-beta domain-containing protein yields the protein MSGFRNLALISLACSLLLNSSCAPTEDEVITADNVQREGSPGIFLDSAVGGVDYTTTSGLGGVTDSSGRFYYNPGDKVSFTIGGISLGSVTGAAKLTPVEVMGASGTADQKVINLSRLLQTLDADGDPSNGISINDSTKTTLAAKSVNFDVSVDTFDNATKSVTAAVGKTMVTATRAIKHLHSTLNDQGLGDKAASDTELRSVSSELDNFTTVAANFTVSENATALTEASGSSHTDNFTVVLASEPVGNVVFSVVPSDASEVSSSPSSLTFSPDNWSTAQTVTLTGTDDEISDGAISSAVTVGINESQTKDSEYDKLTSHSISATTSDDEGIPSVTLTAVIVSLVENEETLTLTVNMSLASGTDTTVDFTTSGTAKQDVDYSITPDPLIIPSGSKQGTVTVKSINDKIDDDAETIIIGVGAGSISNSVGATNNIQDVTLTISDDDTAGFQLSKTTAAVTESGTKDTFTVVLDSKPTHDVIVSLTSDDTGEAAVSPDNLTFTSEDWNTAQTVTITGVADDQVDKNATSTITVSVNSSDTNYVSSKLSAKEVKVTTADGDIAGFKLSETIVTATEGGDNDTFTVELTSKPTSAVTIGVAGSTEASISPTSLSFDASDWKIPKTVTVIAVNDSVDDDQQTSTITVSVSSSSDSKYGSGIANQSVKATTKDDDTAGFTLSKNTATVTEGGDSDNFTVVLNSQPTQDVLLTLTANDSTEVSLSSSSTLTFTSSDWNTTKTVIIAAVDENLDDDNITSAVTVAASSTNDEKYDNITNQTVTVTTVDDDTTPLVTLTADNSSMLETGGTVILTVSMSTAATSETTVALYASGTAAINTDYELSSTTLTIYADNTTATATLTGISDQFVEGSESIVVDISGVSGGNGARKSGTQQQLITITDDDNATVTIADVIALESAGTATVTLSLNNAVAGGFKVGVATTDGTATAGSDYTALSSTEPFAGSAGETVQVSITLGSDSIVEDNETITISMSNASNTGVIVTDTATLTITDDDMAGFSLANTTASVSETGTSSSTSVVLTSEPTANVTLTLSDNDTSEVIYPTSVVFGSGNWSTSQTITLTGKDDNVSDGSQTTLLTLTPSGGGYSGLSSQTLTVTTADNDTVGFSLSGTTASVSETGTSSSISVVLTSEPTANVTLTLSDNDTSEVIYPMSVVFGSGNWSTSQTITLTGKDDEIVDDSQMTLLTLTPSGGDYSGLSSQTLTVTTTDNDTATVKIDNVSVNEGDNATITLSVDLEVVGGFTVNVSTANGTATGGVDYTAVSSQLITFTGGTAGETQTLNVVTASDNDNEVAETFSISMSNSSKSSVLVTDNATVTIVNINGGGSGSGGSGGSGKP from the coding sequence ATGTCTGGGTTCCGCAATCTAGCCCTCATATCCCTCGCATGTTCTCTATTGCTCAACTCCAGTTGTGCCCCCACAGAAGATGAGGTGATTACTGCTGACAATGTTCAGCGAGAAGGCTCACCAGGAATCTTCCTAGACAGTGCTGTAGGTGGTGTTGATTACACGACTACCAGTGGTCTGGGTGGTGTAACGGATTCCAGCGGTCGCTTCTATTATAACCCCGGGGACAAGGTGAGTTTCACGATTGGTGGCATTTCACTGGGAAGTGTGACGGGAGCTGCCAAACTGACTCCGGTAGAGGTGATGGGTGCTAGTGGGACGGCTGACCAAAAGGTAATCAATCTTAGTCGACTACTGCAAACCTTGGATGCGGATGGAGATCCAAGCAATGGGATCAGTATCAATGATTCTACGAAGACGACTTTGGCAGCAAAGTCAGTGAATTTTGATGTCTCGGTGGATACATTTGATAATGCAACGAAGTCGGTGACAGCTGCAGTTGGGAAGACAATGGTCACAGCAACAAGGGCAATCAAGCACCTGCATAGCACACTCAATGATCAGGGCTTGGGCGATAAGGCAGCGAGTGATACGGAATTGCGGAGTGTCAGTTCAGAGCTGGATAACTTCACTACTGTTGCAGCCAATTTTACGGTTAGTGAGAATGCGACTGCTTTAACAGAGGCAAGTGGCAGCTCACACACAGATAATTTTACAGTTGTGTTGGCCTCCGAGCCAGTTGGTAATGTGGTCTTTTCAGTGGTTCCCAGCGATGCAAGTGAAGTCTCTTCCTCTCCTTCCTCTCTGACGTTTAGTCCTGACAATTGGAGTACTGCCCAAACGGTCACTTTGACGGGAACAGACGACGAGATCAGTGATGGGGCCATTAGCAGTGCTGTCACAGTAGGAATCAATGAGAGTCAAACCAAAGACTCTGAATACGACAAGCTCACGAGTCATAGCATCTCGGCGACTACCAGTGATGACGAAGGAATTCCCTCTGTGACGCTGACTGCTGTGATAGTTAGCTTGGTGGAAAATGAGGAAACACTCACTTTGACAGTCAATATGAGTTTGGCCTCTGGTACAGATACCACTGTAGATTTCACTACCTCAGGGACTGCCAAACAAGATGTAGACTATTCAATAACTCCTGACCCATTGATCATTCCAAGTGGAAGCAAGCAAGGTACGGTTACGGTCAAGAGCATCAATGACAAAATTGATGACGATGCTGAGACGATCATCATAGGGGTTGGTGCAGGGTCAATTTCTAACAGCGTTGGAGCGACGAACAACATTCAAGATGTAACGCTGACAATTAGTGATGATGATACTGCTGGATTCCAACTCTCTAAGACGACAGCTGCTGTCACAGAAAGTGGAACTAAAGATACCTTCACAGTTGTACTGGATTCCAAGCCCACCCATGATGTGATCGTGTCACTTACTTCTGATGATACTGGCGAGGCAGCCGTTTCTCCTGATAACTTGACGTTTACCTCAGAAGATTGGAACACCGCTCAAACGGTCACAATTACAGGTGTGGCGGATGATCAAGTTGATAAGAATGCCACAAGCACAATCACAGTTTCTGTCAACAGCAGTGATACCAACTATGTTAGTAGCAAACTGTCAGCTAAAGAAGTAAAAGTAACTACTGCTGATGGGGATATAGCAGGCTTTAAACTCTCTGAAACTATAGTCACTGCAACAGAGGGGGGAGATAACGACACCTTCACGGTGGAACTGACTTCTAAACCAACTAGTGCAGTTACCATTGGAGTAGCTGGCTCCACAGAGGCTAGTATTTCACCAACTTCACTGAGCTTTGATGCATCGGATTGGAAAATCCCCAAAACGGTAACAGTGATTGCGGTCAATGATTCGGTGGATGATGATCAGCAAACTAGTACAATCACGGTCTCTGTCAGCAGTTCCAGTGATTCCAAATACGGGAGTGGCATTGCTAATCAAAGTGTGAAAGCTACCACTAAAGATGATGATACTGCTGGTTTTACGCTTTCAAAAAATACAGCTACTGTGACCGAGGGAGGAGATTCAGATAACTTCACAGTAGTGCTGAATTCTCAGCCGACACAGGATGTTCTCCTGACTCTGACTGCCAATGATTCGACAGAGGTAAGCCTCTCTTCTTCCTCTACGCTGACCTTTACAAGCTCTGACTGGAATACCACAAAAACAGTGATTATTGCTGCTGTAGATGAAAATTTGGACGATGACAATATTACTAGTGCCGTCACGGTAGCAGCCAGCAGTACAAATGATGAGAAATATGATAATATTACTAATCAGACAGTTACCGTGACAACAGTGGATGATGACACTACTCCCTTAGTGACCCTGACAGCGGATAACTCATCGATGCTTGAGACCGGTGGTACCGTTATCCTTACAGTGAGCATGAGCACGGCTGCGACTAGTGAAACCACGGTGGCTCTATATGCTTCAGGTACAGCTGCAATCAATACAGATTACGAACTATCAAGCACGACCCTGACTATCTATGCGGATAATACAACTGCCACTGCTACGCTGACAGGTATTTCAGATCAGTTTGTGGAAGGTTCAGAATCTATTGTGGTGGATATCAGCGGTGTCTCTGGTGGTAATGGTGCTAGAAAAAGTGGTACCCAGCAGCAGTTAATCACGATCACAGATGATGATAACGCGACAGTGACGATTGCAGATGTAATTGCGCTGGAGAGTGCTGGTACAGCAACAGTCACACTGAGCCTAAACAATGCAGTGGCTGGTGGTTTTAAAGTAGGAGTTGCCACTACCGATGGCACCGCAACAGCGGGCTCAGACTACACAGCCCTAAGCTCTACAGAGCCTTTTGCAGGCAGTGCTGGTGAGACTGTGCAGGTAAGCATCACCTTAGGTAGTGACTCCATAGTAGAAGACAATGAGACGATTACAATCAGCATGAGCAACGCCAGCAACACTGGGGTCATTGTTACAGATACGGCGACGTTGACGATCACAGATGATGACATGGCTGGCTTTAGTCTAGCCAATACAACAGCTTCGGTTTCAGAGACTGGTACGAGCAGTAGTACTTCAGTAGTTTTGACGAGTGAACCGACAGCGAATGTGACCTTGACGCTATCGGATAATGACACGAGCGAGGTGATCTATCCGACGAGTGTTGTTTTTGGTAGTGGGAACTGGTCGACTTCTCAGACAATTACGTTGACTGGCAAAGACGACAATGTGAGTGATGGTAGTCAGACGACGCTATTGACTCTGACACCGAGTGGAGGAGGCTACAGTGGATTGTCTTCCCAGACGTTGACGGTGACGACGGCAGACAACGACACGGTTGGCTTTAGTTTATCTGGTACAACAGCTTCGGTTTCAGAGACTGGTACGAGCAGTAGTATTTCGGTAGTTTTGACGAGTGAACCGACAGCGAATGTGACCTTGACGCTATCGGATAATGACACGAGCGAGGTGATCTATCCGATGAGTGTTGTTTTTGGTAGTGGGAACTGGTCGACTTCTCAGACAATTACGTTGACTGGCAAAGATGATGAAATCGTTGATGATAGCCAGATGACGCTATTGACTCTGACACCGAGTGGAGGAGACTACAGTGGACTGTCTTCCCAGACGTTGACGGTTACCACGACAGATAATGACACAGCCACAGTGAAGATTGACAATGTGAGCGTGAATGAAGGAGATAATGCAACGATTACGCTGAGTGTTGATCTGGAAGTAGTAGGTGGATTTACCGTTAATGTTTCAACAGCTAATGGAACCGCAACAGGAGGTGTAGATTACACGGCAGTCAGTTCCCAGCTGATAACTTTCACAGGGGGGACAGCTGGAGAGACCCAAACCTTAAATGTTGTGACAGCTTCAGATAATGATAACGAAGTTGCCGAAACGTTCTCGATCTCTATGAGCAACTCTAGTAAGAGTTCTGTTTTAGTGACGGATAACGCAACAGTAACGATTGTTAATATCAATGGTGGTGGTTCTGGTAGTGGTGGTTCTGGTGGTAGTGGTAAACCCTAA
- a CDS encoding fibronectin type III domain-containing protein yields the protein MSTRILAALLFSPLLFSCGDEGTISYKEKMPPAVPGNLEAVAGSQQITLTWSTVSNASSYRIYWNTQEITENLKEITDAEGDPNTSITVQTIKDVVTNPYVHTGLTPGTTYYYRVAAFNQAGSKGLSAEAPGTAIP from the coding sequence ATGTCCACTAGAATCCTAGCTGCCTTGCTCTTCTCGCCTTTGCTCTTCAGCTGTGGGGATGAGGGTACGATTTCCTACAAAGAAAAGATGCCCCCCGCTGTTCCAGGCAACCTGGAGGCCGTCGCTGGTTCTCAACAGATCACCCTCACTTGGAGTACAGTCAGTAATGCGAGCAGCTATAGGATTTACTGGAATACTCAAGAAATCACAGAGAATTTGAAAGAGATAACAGACGCAGAGGGTGACCCTAATACCAGCATCACAGTTCAAACAATTAAGGATGTTGTGACCAACCCTTATGTTCATACTGGCCTGACACCGGGGACAACGTACTACTACCGAGTAGCCGCTTTCAACCAAGCTGGTTCGAAGGGACTCTCTGCAGAAGCCCCTGGTACCGCAATTCCTTAA
- a CDS encoding MFS transporter, producing MFEFVSSGPPPPVIFLVQSKARVNPSQLSGLVWLKRRLGLHEEAERKYWGLLLPLFLLTLFSWIDHMITVPLSAEISAATGLSPVRSGLLVSVYPAAAAVSAFIFAPWSDRLGRKQLLLYLGSGFVISTFGCALAQGVESFFLFRVLSGAFAGPIMPNCLAYAGDALQGNRRNRALTNIMLGFTLASILGVPVGAALAEWVSWRWTFGVIGLGGLLSLLWLTSIPSITTGAEQITIRRQYLQMFGLWKRQEVRWVFAMQFFMLIGLFGFIPHMSIWLTTNYGLSASAIGLFYMQGGIGSLIGNQLAGWLLQRGLRFSLIGIGSVLMGTVLMLSTQDLLPGPWMGAMFFGIMLGGSMRMPGLQTILIELTGKEIRGRLMAMSMIVSNMTMGLGGFWSTGLLSMENGYLLGMDRVGLVSMLTLLVVLPLIWLIQRQQRSTPQPTI from the coding sequence ATGTTTGAGTTTGTAAGCAGTGGTCCCCCTCCTCCCGTTATTTTTCTTGTCCAATCGAAAGCACGTGTGAATCCTTCCCAATTAAGTGGCCTTGTCTGGCTGAAACGTCGTCTTGGCTTGCACGAAGAGGCTGAACGTAAGTACTGGGGCTTGCTGCTACCCTTGTTCCTGCTGACTCTTTTCTCATGGATCGACCACATGATCACAGTTCCGTTGAGCGCAGAGATTTCTGCAGCAACGGGACTTTCTCCAGTTCGTAGCGGTCTGCTGGTTTCTGTCTATCCTGCAGCGGCAGCGGTCTCAGCTTTTATTTTTGCTCCCTGGTCAGACCGATTGGGGCGCAAGCAACTACTGCTCTACCTAGGATCTGGTTTTGTGATCTCCACCTTTGGCTGTGCCCTCGCTCAAGGTGTGGAGAGCTTCTTTCTGTTCCGTGTTCTTTCAGGAGCTTTTGCTGGACCGATCATGCCGAATTGCCTAGCGTATGCGGGAGATGCGTTGCAAGGAAATCGAAGAAACCGAGCACTAACAAACATCATGCTGGGATTCACGCTGGCTTCGATCCTCGGTGTGCCTGTTGGAGCTGCCTTGGCAGAATGGGTCTCCTGGCGCTGGACATTCGGTGTGATTGGGCTGGGTGGTTTGCTCTCCTTGCTCTGGTTGACCAGCATTCCATCAATCACCACCGGTGCTGAACAGATTACGATCCGTCGTCAGTACCTCCAGATGTTTGGTCTCTGGAAACGTCAGGAAGTGCGTTGGGTGTTTGCCATGCAGTTCTTCATGCTGATCGGGCTGTTTGGTTTCATTCCGCATATGAGCATTTGGTTAACAACTAACTATGGACTCTCTGCTTCGGCAATTGGTCTTTTCTACATGCAGGGGGGAATTGGCAGTCTGATCGGAAACCAGCTTGCTGGTTGGCTGTTGCAGCGAGGATTGCGTTTTAGTCTGATCGGGATCGGTTCTGTCTTGATGGGGACCGTGCTGATGCTTTCCACTCAAGATCTACTACCAGGGCCGTGGATGGGTGCCATGTTCTTTGGCATCATGCTCGGTGGGTCCATGCGGATGCCTGGCCTGCAAACCATCCTGATTGAACTGACAGGCAAGGAAATCCGAGGGCGTCTGATGGCGATGAGTATGATCGTGTCCAATATGACGATGGGACTCGGAGGTTTTTGGAGTACAGGTTTGCTCTCCATGGAGAATGGCTATCTGCTGGGGATGGATCGGGTCGGGCTGGTTTCGATGTTGACCTTGCTGGTTGTTTTACCCCTGATCTGGTTGATTCAGCGACAGCAGCGTAGTACGCCACAGCCCACAATTTGA
- a CDS encoding DUF1611 domain-containing protein, whose amino-acid sequence MTSKQSALVLASGGFNGKLAKTAFGLIRSSERFQIVGVLDPEKAGLEAGQIVDGKDRGIGIYASVADAYAQAQTTPEVAIIGVAIAGGKLDDDLRVAVTDALHQGLKIVNGLHSWLAEDPEMVALAQYHGGSLFDLRKPRPREQLSFWCGEILDVKAPRVVVMGTDCALGKRTTARWLRDACQAEGIKTELIYTGQTGWMQSAHDYGFILDATPNDFVSGELESAIVRCDRELVPQLILIEGQSALRNPSGPCGAEFLSSAQAKGVILQHAPARELYKTTDRPWPMADIADDIKIIQLYGSEVLAVTLNGEGIAMEDREGVRVQLEQCLGLPVFLPLEQGVSNILPLLRDFVAREAQP is encoded by the coding sequence ATGACTAGTAAACAATCAGCGTTGGTTCTAGCCTCAGGTGGATTCAACGGTAAGCTTGCCAAAACAGCTTTTGGCCTGATTCGTAGTAGTGAACGCTTTCAGATCGTGGGAGTCCTTGATCCAGAAAAGGCAGGACTAGAAGCAGGACAAATTGTCGATGGAAAAGACCGTGGAATAGGAATTTATGCCAGTGTTGCTGACGCATATGCCCAAGCTCAAACGACACCAGAAGTGGCCATTATTGGAGTGGCGATTGCGGGTGGAAAGCTCGATGACGATCTCAGGGTTGCTGTGACTGATGCCCTGCATCAGGGTTTGAAGATTGTCAACGGTTTGCATAGTTGGCTTGCAGAAGATCCAGAGATGGTAGCCCTGGCACAGTATCATGGAGGAAGTCTGTTCGACTTGCGGAAGCCACGCCCACGGGAGCAGTTGAGCTTCTGGTGTGGGGAAATCCTCGATGTCAAGGCACCTCGTGTGGTGGTGATGGGGACCGACTGTGCCTTGGGGAAGCGCACCACAGCCCGCTGGTTACGAGATGCCTGTCAGGCAGAAGGCATAAAGACCGAATTGATCTACACCGGACAAACTGGCTGGATGCAGTCGGCCCATGACTATGGATTTATTCTGGATGCAACGCCCAATGACTTCGTCAGTGGTGAACTGGAAAGTGCCATCGTGCGCTGTGATCGTGAGCTTGTGCCTCAATTGATTCTGATTGAAGGACAATCCGCTCTACGCAATCCAAGTGGCCCTTGTGGAGCAGAGTTTCTCTCATCAGCCCAAGCCAAGGGAGTGATCCTGCAGCATGCTCCGGCTCGTGAACTTTACAAAACCACAGATCGGCCCTGGCCCATGGCCGACATTGCTGATGACATCAAGATCATTCAACTCTATGGATCCGAGGTGCTTGCTGTGACCCTCAACGGAGAGGGGATTGCGATGGAAGATCGGGAGGGTGTTCGGGTGCAATTGGAACAGTGCCTGGGGTTGCCGGTTTTTCTACCATTGGAGCAGGGCGTGTCCAATATTCTACCACTACTGCGTGACTTCGTTGCTCGGGAGGCCCAACCATGA
- a CDS encoding enolase C-terminal domain-like protein has product MKLTSCRVFQEHILLTQPFTISYHTTEAITLHFVEWQTDTGHHGWGSASPGPQVTGETNEVCNAALQAMSAFQGEDVRHLPRLLRQLEIEFPKAPAARAAADMAFHDLLARRLDLPLTDMLGRCHAALPTSVTLGLRSLDETLAEAKEKVSQGFSVLKVKLGQNSEADLELLRRLREELPQDILLRVDPNQGYDLQALRTILTKFDELRLEFVEQPMPVSQTEKLRSLPAAQRQHLVLDESLQSPGDALRYGFQDPLCGGFNIKLMKCGGLGPARQIANLSEQTGCTLMWGCNDESRLSLAAALHQALACPTTRYLDLDGDLDLVRDPAQGGYTIEKGIMIPLDQPGLGITVP; this is encoded by the coding sequence ATGAAACTAACATCCTGCCGTGTTTTTCAAGAACACATTCTTTTGACTCAGCCCTTCACGATCTCCTATCACACGACAGAAGCGATTACACTTCACTTTGTTGAATGGCAAACGGACACAGGTCACCATGGTTGGGGTTCAGCCAGCCCAGGGCCCCAAGTGACAGGAGAAACGAATGAGGTCTGCAACGCAGCTCTTCAGGCTATGAGTGCTTTTCAAGGGGAAGACGTCCGTCATCTACCCCGTTTGCTGCGCCAACTGGAGATAGAGTTTCCCAAAGCTCCTGCAGCTCGAGCTGCTGCTGATATGGCTTTCCATGATCTGCTGGCTCGTCGACTGGATCTGCCCTTGACAGATATGCTGGGCCGTTGTCATGCGGCTTTGCCAACTTCGGTGACCTTGGGCCTGCGTTCCTTAGATGAAACGCTCGCTGAAGCAAAAGAGAAAGTTTCTCAGGGCTTTAGTGTCCTCAAAGTTAAGTTGGGTCAGAATTCTGAAGCAGATTTGGAACTGTTACGGCGACTGAGAGAAGAACTTCCTCAAGACATCCTCCTGAGAGTCGATCCAAATCAAGGCTATGATCTGCAAGCTTTACGGACCATCCTGACTAAATTTGATGAGTTGCGGCTGGAGTTTGTGGAGCAGCCAATGCCTGTTTCACAAACAGAGAAGCTAAGGTCACTACCAGCAGCACAGCGCCAGCACTTGGTGTTGGATGAAAGCCTGCAAAGCCCTGGGGATGCACTGCGTTACGGGTTTCAAGATCCACTTTGTGGAGGCTTTAATATCAAGCTGATGAAATGTGGTGGCTTAGGGCCTGCGCGTCAGATTGCCAACCTGTCTGAACAGACGGGTTGTACGCTGATGTGGGGATGTAATGACGAGAGTCGACTTAGTTTAGCAGCGGCTCTGCACCAAGCCTTGGCCTGCCCAACTACACGATATCTGGATCTGGATGGTGATCTTGATCTTGTTCGTGATCCAGCCCAAGGCGGCTATACCATTGAAAAGGGCATCATGATTCCTCTTGATCAGCCAGGGCTTGGAATCACGGTGCCATGA